A window of Aequoribacter fuscus genomic DNA:
AAACAGAATGTTAGTTTCTTCATGGAGTGTGTTGAAGTGGTGGGGGCTTGCTCCAAATTGAAGGGAGCTCTCCCATTTCTCAATGTCTTCGTGAGCAAAGGGGCGAAGATGCTCCAACCCCGCTGCGACCATTATTGGATGAGGGCCTTTTCCTCGGTAAGCGTCAAAATCTTTCTTCAGCAGTGTGTCCGTATTCGTATTGAGCAGAAATCCCGGCATGCCTGGAAACTTCACACCTCTTGCTCGCTCAAGCCAGAAGCAAGCCTCGCACTTCAGGAGATTTTCTATCTTGCCTCTCGAAAGCTCATAAGGCTCGTCTGATTTTGGATCGTATGTTCCGCGATGTCTTGGCATAGCTTCATCAACTCAAAATTGGGAAACCGGCATCATCATACGAAACCTTTTTGATATCGGCTACCCCAGAGCCTTTGAGCAGCTCATGAAGTTCTCGTTCTGTTTGAAAGTCGTCGTAAGTTTGGTCGATGACACGAACTGATGTCCCAAGACTTTTAGCTAGTTTGCGGACATCAACGCCTCTATTGAGCGACATTGTGATGAAAAAGCCTCGGAGAGAGTAGGGGACTAGTTTGTCCTTTCTCGCTGTTCCCCAGTCTTCCCAAAGCCCTATGTCTTTGAGCATTGTTTCCCATTGTTTGCGGAAAGATTTTATCGGGTCTCCTTTTCGATGAACCCCAGCTTTATCTCTTGTGTGGGCAAAAATGTAAGGGGAGTCGATTTCTCTGGCTTTCTGAAAGTTCTTCAAGAATTCAAGGTAGTCATGAGCTTCTTTGAATATAGGGGCTTCATATTGTGTTTTGTCTCTTCTCTGAAGAATGAGGTTGCCATCTTTGGTTCTTTTTATATCTTCCCATCGAGGCAGATTCTTCAAAACTTTTCCGGAAGGTGGACGGTAGCCGGTCCAGCTGACAAAGTTCAACCATATCCAAAACTGGAGAGCGGCGTCCTTATTATACTGAGATGCCTTGTTCTCAGTTCTTATGCCCTCGTATTTGTCACGCGCATAGCGAACCATCTTGAGCCACTCCTCGGCTTGAAGTGGTCGTCCCGCTCGCTCAGAGGTTTGTGCGGGGGGGCGAAAAGGTGATGGGATAAAGTCAGTCAAACCTTCGTCAAAAGCATAGCGCCAAATCATTCTGATCTGAGTGATGTTTTGGTGAGTCCAAGAGGGAGACCAGTCTCTATTAATAGCCGCCCATTCTGAAAAACGAGATAAGTCTCTTTGCGTGACTTTGCGGAAGTCTTGAGTTGGCAACGTGTCCCAAAAATCTTCAAGGTGGCGCAGAATATTATCTGCCTTGTCGGCTTTTACCGAAGACCAGTATGGAGAGTGACCTTTGACGACTCTTGTTCCTTTGACGATGTATATGTCTTTGCCGAGTCGCTCATTTTCATTGGCCCACCATCGGTACTGTTTTTTGTAGTCGTCCGCGACGCTCTTTACCGACTTCGCGTTTCTGGGGTTATCTCCGACTGAAACAGCTGACAAAAATTCTTGCCAAATAGCGTTTGCCCTTCGCTTCGCTTTGAGTCGGCTTGCTCGGCTCTCTTCGTAGGGTATTTTGGTGGAGCGATACTCGCTTTCGCCTTTGGCCTTCCAATACATTCGGACATACCAATAAGCGTTCTTGCCCGTTGCTTTTTTGCCGAGCATACAGCCTTCGTCAAGCGGTTCAATGGGGAAAAACTTCTTCGACACTCTTCCCTCGCAATATACCCAAAAAATACCCAATGCTAGTGCTTTTAGGAAAGGTCGGTCCGCATAAAATCAGGCGTTGCGAGAAGACATACCCAAAAGATACCCAACACAAACACTACAATAAATTTTTTGAGATTTCCAGAAAGATCAGTATTTATAGGGCTTTCAGAGGAGGTTGGTAGGATGTCATAGCTGAGCACGACCTCATGTCAAGGTAGCGCTCTAACCAACTGAGCTATGGTCCTAAAATTTGGACGCGAAGCATAAGGTTTGTTGAGCAATTTGTAAAGAATAG
This region includes:
- a CDS encoding tyrosine-type recombinase/integrase — protein: MSKKFFPIEPLDEGCMLGKKATGKNAYWYVRMYWKAKGESEYRSTKIPYEESRASRLKAKRRANAIWQEFLSAVSVGDNPRNAKSVKSVADDYKKQYRWWANENERLGKDIYIVKGTRVVKGHSPYWSSVKADKADNILRHLEDFWDTLPTQDFRKVTQRDLSRFSEWAAINRDWSPSWTHQNITQIRMIWRYAFDEGLTDFIPSPFRPPAQTSERAGRPLQAEEWLKMVRYARDKYEGIRTENKASQYNKDAALQFWIWLNFVSWTGYRPPSGKVLKNLPRWEDIKRTKDGNLILQRRDKTQYEAPIFKEAHDYLEFLKNFQKAREIDSPYIFAHTRDKAGVHRKGDPIKSFRKQWETMLKDIGLWEDWGTARKDKLVPYSLRGFFITMSLNRGVDVRKLAKSLGTSVRVIDQTYDDFQTERELHELLKGSGVADIKKVSYDDAGFPILS